Below is a window of Vallicoccus soli DNA.
CCGACCAGCGCAGGCGCAGCAGCAGGAGCGCGGCGAGCAGCGCGATCCCGACGGGCACCGGCTCGACGCTCGCGAGCTCGGGCACCTCGAGGCGGAAGGGCCCCTGCTCGAGCACCCGGGTCTCGGCGAACAGCGTGTGCAGGGCGAAGAACAGGGCGAGGTTGGCGATGACGCCGACGACCGCCGCCGTGATCCCGGCGAGGGCCGAGGACAGCGCCCGGTTGCCCCGCAGCCGTTCGACGTACGGGGCGCCGAGGAAGATGAACACGAAGCAGGGCACGAAGGTCACCCACGTGGTGAGCAGCGAGGCGAGCACCCCGGCGACCCAGGGGTCGAGCGAGCCCGGGTCGCGGTACGCCCCGAGGAAGGCCACGAACTGCACGACCATGATGAGCGGGCCCGGCGTGCTCTCGGCCAGCGCGAGGCCGCGCACCATCTCCCCGGGCGCCAGCCAGCCGTAGACCTGGACGGCCTGCTGGGCGACGTACGCCAGGACGGCGTACGCGCCGCCGAAGGTGACCAGCGCGGCGCCGGAGAAGAACAGGCTCTGCTCGGTGAACACGCTGCCGGTGCCGGTGAGCGCGGCGACCGCGAGCACCGGGACGCCCCAGGCCACGAGGCCCGCGAGCAGCACGCGCACCGCGTGCGCGCGGCTCGGCCGCTCGGCGTGCAGCGCGTCGTCGGGGACCAGGGGCGCCGGGCCGTCCGAGGACGCCCCGTGGGCCGGGCGCGGGCGC
It encodes the following:
- the chrA gene encoding chromate efflux transporter — protein: MTHGETAPAPLRRGEDVVPFREAVRTWFAISLQTFGGPAGQIAVMQRTLVDEKRWIGQQRFLHALSYCTLLPGPEAQQLAIYVGWLLNGRRGGLVAGTLFVLPGVVALLALSALYVAAGDTTVVRALFAGLAPAVLAVVAQAVAKVAGRALGHPALVAVAVAAFLALTLLGVPFPAVVAAAAAAGWALGRWVPGSMRPRPAHGASSDGPAPLVPDDALHAERPSRAHAVRVLLAGLVAWGVPVLAVAALTGTGSVFTEQSLFFSGAALVTFGGAYAVLAYVAQQAVQVYGWLAPGEMVRGLALAESTPGPLIMVVQFVAFLGAYRDPGSLDPWVAGVLASLLTTWVTFVPCFVFIFLGAPYVERLRGNRALSSALAGITAAVVGVIANLALFFALHTLFAETRVLEQGPFRLEVPELASVEPVPVGIALLAALLLLRLRWSVLRVLGACALVGVAAGLLGLV